A segment of the Triticum dicoccoides isolate Atlit2015 ecotype Zavitan unplaced genomic scaffold, WEW_v2.0 scaffold20793, whole genome shotgun sequence genome:
tctccTTCCAGCTTCgtccgagggagggagggagggagggaNNNNNNNNNNNNNNNNNNNNNNNNNNNNNNNNNNNNNNNNNNNNNNNNNNNNNNNNNNNNNNNNNNNNNNNNNNNNNNNNNNNNNNNNNNNNNNNNNNNNNNNNNNNNNNNNNNNNNNNNNNNNNNNNNNNNNNNNNNNNNNNNNNNNNNNNNNNNNNNNNNNNNNNNNNNNNNNNNAAATGAGCAATGGGGGCAAGTCCTTGCGTTACCTTGTTGCTCGCTGCACCTAACTTCCCTGCTGCACAGATGAGGGAGCCTCCACAAGATCGGTTGTCCAGGGTTGTCGCCCAGCTTCCGCCATCGGTCCCGCGAGCAGGCCGTGTCGGACATGGCCATTGCTCCGCTGGCACTGTTGGTAgcaatgaagagagagagagatcttgcCCTCAGGGcgtgtggagagagagagagagagagagagagagagagagagagagagagatcttgcCCTCAGGGTTTGTGGGTTTGGACTCCCACGCCACACCATGCATTTTTTATCTTCTAACATTGATGTACGTGGTCTGGTTTTGCCTTCCTAAATTGGTTTTGGCGTTATTCAATCAAATAAACGAGTTTATGGCCTAAATCTGACCATTTCCCCACTTTGTCGTCTAAAGGATGTAGTAATAATGGACTAAAGGTACATTTCACTTATTTATTTCAGCAGGACCCAAATGTTGAAGATGTGCTCTCATGCATGTTTCTACATATACGAGTAATCCATATTTATGCTCATTTTGCAGATAAGGTCGCAGACCTTAGATGAGCTTATCCAGTTTGATCCCCCTGAGATCGGATTCCCTTTCTTGCCAAACAAGACCCTGATGTCCTCTGTTTCTATAGTCAACATTACGGATTCCTACGTTGCTTTCAATGCCAGCATATGTGATAAAGTGGTGTATAGTATGCAACCAGACAAAGGAATTCTGTCACCACGGTCCAGTAAAAAATTATTGGTGGTAAGGTCGCCAATGGAAATGGAACAACAAGACATGCAGTGCAATGACAAGCTCTTTATGTGGAACCGCGTGGTGACTGAAGGTGTCGAAGCCAGCGACATTGTTGATTACTTAGGTGATGATGAACGTAAAAAGTTGCCCATTGTTCTTAACAAGGTGAACTCCCTAACCATGCAACgcataatttttaatttttattACCTTTTTCTTTGTCTTACTCAACAATCTACAACTAAAAACGGGTCACATCCTGAACCATGTGGTTGCCAAGGAAATGGAATCTTATTATTTTTGCTCCCCTTTGGAGATCCGTGCGCCTGTTTCTAAATATTAGTGTGTTTAGCCTCTTATGTTTTCTTCAAAATAATACTCCCCCCGTTTCGGTTTATAAGGCTTAGTTCAAAAATCTCacaaaggtagatgatgagtggtggaatattttttgtagtttgcaaaagtactcaattaatACCCTCATTTTGCTCAAAAATTTATGTTtattaatgcattaattgcaatgcatgaccCAAATCTTTTGAATGCATTGGCGAGTTTTCTCTTAATCCTTGCATGCaccgatttaatgcaccttgaaatctgaaggtGTGATGGAGAGCGATGAAAATGAGACTCGTAAAACAAAAAAACCTTTTATTTGAGATAAGCCCCATAAACTGGAAGAGATGGAGTACTATTACATTTATTGATTTATAGGATCCAATGCACTTAACTTAATTTCTCTAGCCTTTATTAAATTTATCGCTTGGAGCATGACCATTAATATTACTGCCATTGGCCATAGTCCTACGTACTTTATACACATCCCCGGTTAGTAGCTTAGTGCGAAAGCAAAACAAGATGGTAGACCATCATTTGAGTCAACAAATCAGCCATGATCCATTTCTTTTGTCATGATTGTTATATGATAAACTAATAATATACTCCACTTTGCACCATGATCAATAATTAATAATATAATATATGGCAGTGGGCATCACACGATGCGTAGGCCAAGGGATTTTCCCTCTTTTTTAAGAAAACTTTGCTCCATCATGATCGGTTTATTCAAGTACAAGTGAAGTGAGGACGATGTTTTGCCTTAACATATTAATGCATGTACCCGTGTGCTCATTTTTTTGGCAGACAAGCCCACCATGTACCTCAGAGGAGCTGATCCGATTTGACCCACCTGAGCTTTGCTTCCCATTCATGCCAAACAAGACAATGGTGTGCTCCATTAATATGGTCAACAATACAGAGTACTCTGTCGGTTTTGGTAATTATATCAACAAAGAAACTTTGGCATCATACTACACAAAACCGCAGAGAGGAATCATGCCACCAAGATCTACTCAAAGACTTGTAGTAAGAAGGGTACTAAAGAAAAATGAACTAGGAGAAGCTATACAGGGGGAAGACAAGTTCTTTATTGGGAACATGATTGTGACAAAAGGCGCCGAAGCCAGTGACCTCACTGATTTAGTGTTTGATAAAGGCAATACGCAGTTGCCCATAGTCTTTGAAAAGGCAAGTACCTGAATTATGTAGTACAACGGTTCAAAATTTGTGTATTATATATTGTGCAAACACTAGATTACGGCCGCTCGAAgaatttatttctctttttttttgtagaTAAGCTCATTAAGCACCTTCGACGAATTGATTCAGTTCGATCCTCCCCAACTCCGCTTCCCGTTCATGCCAACCAAGAGGGTGCTTATGATGTGCTCAATTAAAATAATCAATGTTACTGATCACCGTGTAGGTTTCAACAATTGGTACCGGAAGAGCAATTCAGCATGCTACATCACAACTCCAATCCGAGGAATCCTGGCACCACGCTCCACACAAGAACTCAAGGTAATAAGGGTACCAAAGGAAAATGAATCACATGACATGTCGTGCACAGATGTGGTTGGTGTGTGGAATGGCGTTGTGACTGAAGGCATCGAGGAGACAGATCTATATGGTTATATAAGTGATGAAGAGAGTCAGCAGTTTCCCATAGTTTATACGAAGGTGAGTTTACTAAATATATAATTTACAAGGGTTTCCCTCCCAACCCATTCGAACACATCTGAAGATATATCAAGAGTTTGATCCTATTCTTAATCACGATGGTTCTAGCAGTGGAATTGCCTATCAATTAATAGACGTACACAGGCAAGACAACAGATTAATGAGTACTAGATCATGATAGGTGCAcgttgccgcgcccgtccattTTGACAAAATATTGGTAGGAGTATTTCAAAAATATTTACATTCAAGCATCACCCCTCAAATCATGTGAGAATTATTACAAACAAGCTCAAGGTAATAAAATTTGTGTAAGCTGCATAAAAAAGAATAATGACGAGAAGAAGAAACACTATGTGCATGTAAAGTCTTAGTTCTTAGAGCCAACATAAagtaataattataaaaggaaaaaTTCCAGTTCGATAAACCTAAGAGTCCAGGAATTTAGGATGAATGGTGCAGGTATAGCTTCAAGTATTAGTAC
Coding sequences within it:
- the LOC119345128 gene encoding vesicle-associated protein 1-4-like, coding for MLILQIRSQTLDELIQFDPPEIGFPFLPNKTLMSSVSIVNITDSYVAFNASICDKVVYSMQPDKGILSPRSSKKLLVVRSPMEMEQQDMQCNDKLFMWNRVVTEGVEASDIVDYLGDDERKKLPIVLNKTSPPCTSEELIRFDPPELCFPFMPNKTMVCSINMVNNTEYSVGFGNYINKETLASYYTKPQRGIMPPRSTQRLVVRRVLKKNELGEAIQGEDKFFIGNMIVTKGAEASDLTDLVFDKGNTQLPIVFEKISSLSTFDELIQFDPPQLRFPFMPTKRVLMMCSIKIINVTDHRVGFNNWYRKSNSACYITTPIRGILAPRSTQELKVIRVPKENESHDMSCTDVVGVWNGVVTEGIEETDLYGYISDEESQQFPIVYTK